A portion of the bacterium genome contains these proteins:
- a CDS encoding NAD(P)-binding protein has translation MAEMKVVKKVTKLGARGGGGAGKSEDTGLRPYWVEKIPPCTFMCPSSEDIRGYLTYIAQAEKYGRTAADSFTQGWHIITNRNPFPATMGRICPHPCEGACNRGQLDLPVAINNMERWVGDWGIKHGLRAKKLVDEKRPEKVAVVGGGPAGLSCAYQLARRGYAVTVFEGAAKAGGMLRYGIPSYRLPDEILDAEIQAILDLGVELRLHQKIGRDVALDDLRRDYQAVYLGIGAQKGVSLGLKGEDAANVFSGVDFLQRVRLGEKIDVGDKVIVIGGGNTAIDAARTSRRLGAHVTLVYRRTRKEMPAIEHEITEAEHETVVYEFLSAPLEIVVKDGRAVALKCQRMELGEADASGRRRPVPVPGSEYEIPCTAVIAGISQIPVWAGLESFRSDKGWIDVNEVHETSVPGVFAGGDVTVGLGIATQAIGLGRQAAEAIDRKFRNLPAPEPDPRRIIRADQIVGLQLNEKKPRQERRQIPVAERIVDFRECDTTYEESEAVTESKRCLSCGLCCDCDNCFMYCQDKAVERLDKSLPIGQHYKVNNDKCIGCKKCAEACLCGMIDMK, from the coding sequence ATGGCGGAGATGAAAGTCGTCAAGAAGGTCACCAAGCTCGGCGCCCGCGGCGGGGGCGGGGCCGGCAAGTCCGAGGACACCGGCCTGCGGCCGTACTGGGTCGAGAAGATTCCGCCGTGCACGTTCATGTGCCCGAGCTCGGAGGACATCCGCGGCTACCTGACCTACATCGCCCAGGCGGAGAAGTACGGGCGCACCGCCGCCGATTCGTTCACGCAGGGCTGGCACATCATCACGAACCGCAACCCGTTCCCGGCGACGATGGGCCGCATCTGCCCGCACCCCTGCGAGGGGGCCTGCAACCGCGGCCAGCTGGACCTGCCGGTCGCGATCAACAACATGGAGCGCTGGGTCGGCGACTGGGGGATCAAGCACGGGCTGCGCGCGAAGAAGCTCGTCGACGAGAAGCGCCCCGAGAAGGTCGCCGTCGTCGGCGGCGGTCCCGCCGGGCTCTCCTGCGCCTACCAGCTCGCGCGCCGCGGCTACGCCGTGACCGTCTTCGAGGGCGCCGCCAAGGCTGGCGGGATGCTGCGCTACGGCATCCCGAGCTACCGCCTGCCGGACGAGATCCTCGACGCCGAGATCCAGGCGATCCTCGACCTGGGCGTCGAGCTGCGGCTGCACCAGAAGATCGGCCGCGACGTGGCGCTGGATGATCTGCGGCGCGACTACCAGGCGGTCTACCTGGGGATCGGCGCGCAGAAGGGCGTGAGCCTCGGGCTCAAGGGCGAGGACGCGGCGAACGTCTTCTCCGGTGTGGACTTCCTCCAGCGGGTCCGCCTCGGCGAGAAGATCGACGTCGGCGACAAGGTGATCGTCATCGGCGGCGGCAACACCGCGATCGACGCCGCGCGCACCTCGCGCCGGCTCGGGGCGCACGTGACGCTCGTCTACCGCCGCACCCGCAAGGAGATGCCGGCGATCGAGCACGAGATCACCGAGGCCGAGCACGAGACGGTTGTCTACGAGTTCCTCTCGGCGCCGCTCGAGATCGTCGTGAAGGACGGCCGCGCGGTCGCCCTGAAGTGCCAGCGCATGGAGCTCGGCGAGGCCGACGCGAGCGGGCGGCGGCGCCCGGTCCCGGTGCCCGGCTCGGAGTACGAGATCCCCTGCACCGCCGTCATCGCGGGCATCAGCCAGATCCCCGTGTGGGCCGGCCTCGAGTCGTTCCGCAGCGACAAGGGCTGGATTGACGTGAACGAGGTGCACGAGACCTCCGTCCCCGGCGTCTTCGCCGGCGGCGACGTCACCGTGGGCCTCGGCATCGCGACGCAGGCGATCGGCCTCGGCCGCCAGGCCGCCGAGGCGATCGACCGCAAGTTCCGCAACCTGCCGGCGCCCGAGCCGGACCCGCGCCGGATCATCCGCGCCGACCAGATCGTCGGGCTGCAGCTCAACGAGAAGAAGCCGCGCCAGGAGCGCCGGCAGATCCCGGTGGCCGAGCGCATCGTGGACTTCCGCGAGTGCGACACGACCTACGAGGAGTCCGAGGCGGTCACCGAGAGCAAGCGCTGTCTCTCCTGCGGCCTCTGCTGCGACTGCGACAACTGCTTCATGTACTGCCAGGACAAGGCGGTCGAGCGGCTCGACAAGAGCCTGCCGATCGGCCAGCACTACAAGGTCAACAACGACAAGTGCATCGGCTGCAAGAAGTGCGCGGAAGCGTGCCTCTGCGGCATGATCGACATGAAGTAG